From one Plasmodium knowlesi strain H genome assembly, chromosome: 11 genomic stretch:
- a CDS encoding F-box protein FBXO1, putative, translating to MMGNKISENKQRQIIMYKNIKNKIKKKHNLDVRRNIYISLLKEKELSNVNSEIFEAYKEQEESGCGRVDGNGGITKKNTREGNGTYVKINFKKGETHTHVGGEHMGRKCSDGGRREEGKPTTLKKKEDHRYGFHEGSDRESGPGQRSDDQSNRRNDHRSGTPSDSPNEKRHFELDYGFFFNVEERSSAYSQTRCSTYVKKKKKKKERSEISEDRNEIENSKLKGGNGRKGTTLRRKVSSLEMNSRIATRKSESVDMVDDTKDSTVADSFVGRTFESYTGTGSFAHSVSESAPTGRSENRDVSSFNSLPLQLLPDVPTTQGERLVLTREMNIDKCKKEDIEGHVDCSKKPSDTVGKSTRFLSLIKRKNILRNILSFMNCRDLLELQKTCSMVYVLVSDFLDYICLHIFLKFKRAYEGYFTPFDCFYKYEVLYTDNPSFRLDCILLAKIEKRAVGHNNRFGYKYKYQFDKKKQSSYHVYYNFNVLKKNVARKIEIHKDISYNNGDDINVSHIISNDVCANDYICIPINLFNIIGTVNFHSITFMENKLNRHITYSNGLDDQLWYDREEYKTLIKEDNLVSSECFLPYLKHVKTIYSGIDVTVMKSTYRAIQPGKLGRRSYNLWGNHFIIQGKPDPVFAFLKREGLQHDYIYHNFYLRVGDSIVFYLIRGGNHDV from the exons ATGatgggaaataaaatttcagaAAATAAACAAAGGCAAATTattatgtacaaaaatataaaaaataaaattaaaaaaaaacacaaccTTGATGTTCGAAGGAACATTTACATTTCTCTActcaaagaaaaagaacttaGCAATGTCAACTCAGAAATTTTTGAAGCCTACAAGGAACAGGAAGAAAGTGGCTGTGGTAGGGTGGATGGGAATGGAGGCATTACGAAGAAGAATACCCGTGAGGGTAATGGTACGTAcgttaaaataaatttcaaaaaaggggaaacacacacacatgtgggAGGCGAACATATGGGCAGAAAATGTTCCGACGGAGGAAGACGCGAGGAAGGGAAACCCACAAccttgaaaaagaaggaagaccaTAGATATGGCTTCCATGAGGGTAGCGACCGGGAAAGCGGTCCTGGACAACGCAGCGATGATCAAAGCAACCGCCGAAATGACCACCGAAGCGGCACACCAAGTGACTCCCCAAATGAGAAGAGACACTTCGAACTGGACTACGGTTTCTTCTTCAACGTGGAGGAAAGATCAAGCGCGTATTCGCAGACCAGATGTAGCAcctatgtgaaaaaaaaaaaaaaaaaaaaggaacggaGTGAGATTTCGGAAGATAGAAATGAGATAGAAAATTCAAAGTTGAAAGGAGGGAACGGAAGAAAGGGAACCACGTTACGAAGAAAAGTAAGTAGTTTGGAAATGAACAGTAGAATTGCTACACGAAAGAGTGAAAGTGTGGACATGGTTGACGACACAAAGGATAGTACCGTTGCGGATAGCTTCGTTGGGCGCACTTTCGAATCGTACACTGGGACCGGGAGTTTTGCGCACAGCGTTTCGGAGAGTGCACCGACGGGTCGTAGTGAGAACCGCGACGTGTCTTCCTTCAATTCGCTTCCACTGCAACTATTGCCGGATGTGCCAACCACTCAGGGCGAAAGGCTGGTGCTCACAAGGGAAATGAATATCGATAagtgcaaaaaagaagacatTGAAGGCCACGTGGACTGTTCGAAAAAGCCGAGTGATACCGTGGGAAAAAGCACAAGGTTCCTAAGCCTaatcaaaaggaagaatatctTACGCAacattttatcatttatgAACTGCAGGGATTTGTTGGAATTGCAAAAAACCTGCTCCATGGTTTACGTCCTGGTGAGCGATTTCCTGGACTATATATGCctgcacatatttttaaaatttaagaGAGCCTACGAAGGGTACTTCACGCCCTTCGATTGCTTCTACAAATACGAGGTTCTGTACACGGATAATCCGTCCTTCCGCCTAGACTGCATCCTCCTCGCGAAG ATAGAAAAGCGTGCTGTAGGACACAACAACCGATTCGGTTACAAGTACAAGTATCAATtcgacaaaaaaaagcagagcaGCTACCACGTTTACTACAATTTCAacgtacttaaaaaaaacgtagcgagaaaaatagaaatacaCAAAGACATTTCCTATAACAATGGAGACGATATCAACGTATCGCACATCATAAGTAACGATGTCTGTGCCAATGATTACATATGCATCCCAATCAATTTATTTAACATTATCGGTACTGTTAATTTCCATTCAATAACCTttatggaaaataaattgaacAGGCACATCACGTACAGTAACGGGTTGGATGATCAGCTATGGTATGACAGAGAGGAATACAAAACGCTCATTAAGGAGGATAATTTGGTTTCTTCTGAATGTTTTCTTCCATATTTGAAGCACGTGAAGACAATTTACTCCGGGATCGACGTGACTGTTATGAAGTCCACATACAGGGCGATCCAGCCTG GAAAACTGGGCCGCCGGAGTTACAACCTCTGGGGAAATCACTTCATAATCCAAGGCAAGCCAGACCCCGTGTTCGCCTTTCTGAAGCGGGAGGGGCTACAGCACGACTATATTTACCATAATTTTTATCTGCGTGTGGGTGACTCTATCGTTTTTTACTTGATCCGTGGCGGCAATCACGACGTTTGA